In Fluviispira sanaruensis, a genomic segment contains:
- a CDS encoding heme exporter protein CcmB — translation MKTNYNIKKIDFSNWFSYFIFINKISCRSIWVRKASWFGTLLFAGCLLILFPFGLGTEALQRNDVQIGSLWIINEFIAALVIGRMFSPEQESYALDYLLSSRIPRAALLAGKISFTSLQILSLQIPVTFLWVILYNVQSSILIELLKTIVPVSLIFNLGTASLGALVSCLTARSLAKEILQPMLFFPLQSGLLLAAVSLSLQIGDNVLLGAFSSSAWWTILSAYPILFTALGFVLSNVLLQE, via the coding sequence ATGAAGACAAACTATAATATTAAGAAAATCGATTTTTCAAATTGGTTTTCTTATTTCATCTTTATTAATAAAATAAGTTGTCGATCTATTTGGGTGAGAAAAGCATCATGGTTTGGAACTTTATTATTTGCAGGTTGTTTACTTATTTTATTTCCCTTTGGTTTAGGCACAGAAGCATTACAGCGCAATGATGTGCAAATTGGCTCACTTTGGATTATAAATGAATTCATTGCCGCCCTTGTAATCGGCCGCATGTTTTCACCTGAACAAGAATCCTACGCACTCGATTACTTGCTCTCTTCCCGCATCCCGAGAGCTGCTCTGCTAGCAGGGAAAATATCCTTCACATCCTTACAAATTTTAAGTCTACAAATACCTGTCACTTTTTTATGGGTTATCCTCTACAATGTTCAATCTTCAATCTTAATTGAGCTTTTAAAAACTATTGTTCCCGTAAGCTTGATTTTTAATCTTGGGACTGCGAGTTTAGGTGCGCTTGTCTCTTGCTTAACCGCTCGAAGTCTTGCAAAAGAAATCTTACAGCCCATGCTTTTTTTCCCTTTACAAAGCGGTCTTTTACTTGCGGCAGTTTCTTTGTCATTGCAGATCGGAGACAATGTGCTCTTAGGTGCATTTAGTTCATCGGCTTGGTGGACGATTCTTTCTGCTTATCCGATTCTTTTTACAGCTCTTGGCTTTGTTCTAAGCAATGTACTGCTGCAGGAATAA